A single Anopheles funestus chromosome 2RL, idAnoFuneDA-416_04, whole genome shotgun sequence DNA region contains:
- the LOC125763072 gene encoding beta-catenin-like protein 1: MDVGELLSFKPEQTPKRPSDFERDHQNDDDDEHSPEPEPTRGHPPKKVPRSEQHASARENPVLPAKEPQISEEERLNILKFVETEEPEGEVLDESGLKKMLLLFEKRVLKNQEMRIKFPDNAEKFMESEIELNDAVQELHAVATVPDLYPLLVELNGVASLLDLLSHQNSDISVAVVNLLQELTDVDILHESLDGTETLIEALRNQQAAGLLVQNLERLDESVKEEADGVHNTLAIFENLIEVKADIAKEVAEQGLLQWIMKRLRAKIPFDANKLYCSEILSILLQDTNENRITLGNVDGIDVLLQQLAAYKRHDPSSAEEQEFMENLFNSLCSALMAKENREKFLKGEGLQLMNLMLREKKLSRNGSLKVLDHAMAGPDGRDNCNKFVDILGLRTIFPLFMKTPKRSKKRLLSTDEHEEHIVSIIASMLRNCKGSQRQRLLSKFTENEFEKVERLMELHRKYLEKVETMDREIDQEMQIDEDDEQNDDMVYVKRLSGGLFTLQLVDYVILEISCMDVVKQRVLKILNLHNGSMKMIRNIMREYAGNLGDASDSDWREQEQAHILQLIDRF; the protein is encoded by the exons ATGGACGTAGGGGAGTTGTTATCATTTAAG CCCGAGCAAACTCCAAAGCGTCCGTCCGATTTTGAACGCGATCATCAaaatgacgacgacgatgaacACTCCCCGGAACCGGAACCAACCCGCGGCCATCCGCCGAAAAAAGTCCCTCGGTCCGAACAGCACGCAAGTGCTCGTGAAAATCCAGTCTTGCCTGCCAAGGAGCCGCAAATTAGTGAAGAGGAGCGGTTAAACATTCTGAAGTTTGTTGAAACTGAAGAACCGGAAGGTGAGGTGCTTGATGAGAGTGGGCTCAAAaagatgttgctgctgttcgaAAAGCGTGTGCTGAAGAATCAAGAAATGCGCATCAAATTCCCAGACAATGCGGAAAAATTCATGGAAAGTGAGATCGAACTGAACGACGCCGTACAGGAGCTTCACGCGGTGGCTACGGTGCCCGATCTGTATCCGCTGCTAGTCGAACTGAACGGTGTTGCCAGTTTGCTAGATCTGCTGTCTCATCAAAATTCCGACATTAGCGTGGCGGTCGTAAACCTGCTGCAAGAGCTAACCGATGTGGACATTCTGCACGAAAGCCTGGACGGTACAGAAACGCTAATAGAAGCGCTCCGTAATCAGCAAGCCGCAGGACTGCTGGTACAGAACCTGGAACGCTTGGATGAGTCCGTTAAGGAGGAAGCGGACGGTGTCCACAATACGCTAGCCATCTTTGAAAATCTAATCGAAGTAAAGGCCGACATCGCAAAGGAGGTGGCCGAGCAAGGTTTGCTCCAGTGGATTATGAAACGTTTACGCGCAAAAATCCCGTTCGACGCGAACAAGCTGTACTGTAGCGAAATTCTTTCGATTTTGCTGCAGGACACGAACGAAAACCGTATCACGCTGGGCAATGTGGACGGtatcgacgtgctgctgcaaCAGTTGGCCGCCTACAAACGGCACGATCCGAGCTCGGCCGAGGAACAAGAGTTCATGGAAAATCTGTTCAACAGCCTGTGCTCGGCACTGATGGCGAAGGAGAATCGCGAAAAATTCCTGAAAGGCGAAGGGCTACAGCTGATGAATTTGATGCTGCGCGAAAAGAAACTCTCACGCAACGGTTCGCTAAAGGTGCTGGACCACGCAATGGCTGGACCGGACGGGCGTGACAATTGCAACAAGTTCGTCGATATCCTCGGTTTGCGTACAATCTTTCCACTGTTCATGAAAACACCGAAACGTAGCAAGAAGCGGCTGCTCAGCACGGACGAGCATGAAGAACATATCGTTTCGATCATTGCGAGCATGCTGCGCAACTGCAAAGGGTCGCAGCGGCAGCGGTTGCTGTCCAAATTCACCGAGAATGAGTTCGAAAAGGTGGAACGGTTGATGGAGCTTCATCGAAAGTATTTGGAAAAGGTGGAAACGATGGATCGGGAAATTGATCAGGAAATG CAAATCGACGAAGACGATGAGCAGAATGACGACATGGTGTACGTGAAGCGTCTATCAGGCGGTCTTTTTACGCTACAGCTCGTCGATTACGTTATCCTCGAAATAAGCTGCATGGATGTGGTGAAGCAGCGTGTACTAAAGATACTGAACCTGCACAACGGTTCGATGAAAATGATACGAAACATTATGCGCGAGTATGCTGGCAATTTGGGTGATGCCAGTGATAGCGATTGGCGCGAACAGGAGCAGGCCCACATACTGCAGCTAATCGATCGTTTCTAG